In one Pseudomonas sp. 31-12 genomic region, the following are encoded:
- a CDS encoding alginate biosynthesis protein Alg44 gives MNTAVNANVVHESEAQRQHARVKIPAKLRFFGPDRTPMEARVIDLSAGGLAFNAGQLPLKIGDVYKARLQFVIDNLGLAMDVELQVRSFDRQTGRAGCQFQNLEPQDISTLRHLITSHLAGDIVSMGEVLATLQRDNFTKARKMKDGGHGMTAFGRLRAVTFSLAIFIVGLAAFGFIFKSVYGMYFVSHAQAGLVSVPGMNITMPRDGTVQSLIKADGVAAKGAPLATFSTSMLDVLKGHLDDNQLQPAKVEELFGKQMTGTLTSPCDCTVAQQLVANGQYASKGDVIFQLVPRNSEANVEARFTYRQFADVRPGSTVSFQIAGEDTTRSGKIVSSTSLKSADLSSDIRVLIQPDEPLDSKFAGRPVEVNSSRGPNLNWLIDKAMASGL, from the coding sequence ATGAATACCGCCGTCAACGCCAACGTAGTGCATGAGTCAGAAGCCCAGCGCCAACACGCCCGAGTGAAAATCCCGGCCAAGCTGCGTTTCTTCGGTCCCGACCGGACCCCGATGGAAGCTCGAGTGATCGACCTCTCCGCTGGCGGTCTGGCCTTCAACGCCGGTCAACTGCCGCTGAAAATCGGCGACGTGTACAAGGCTCGCCTGCAATTCGTCATCGATAACCTCGGCCTGGCCATGGACGTGGAGCTGCAAGTGCGCTCCTTCGATCGCCAGACCGGTCGTGCCGGTTGCCAGTTCCAGAACCTGGAACCACAAGACATTTCGACCCTGCGTCACTTGATCACTTCGCACCTGGCCGGCGACATCGTCAGCATGGGTGAAGTGCTGGCGACCTTGCAGCGCGACAACTTCACCAAGGCGCGCAAGATGAAGGACGGCGGCCACGGCATGACCGCGTTCGGTCGTCTGCGCGCCGTGACGTTCAGCCTGGCGATTTTCATCGTCGGCCTGGCGGCGTTCGGTTTCATCTTCAAGTCGGTGTACGGCATGTACTTCGTCAGCCACGCCCAGGCCGGTCTGGTCAGCGTGCCGGGCATGAACATCACCATGCCGCGCGACGGCACCGTGCAGAGCCTGATCAAGGCTGACGGCGTTGCCGCCAAAGGCGCTCCGCTCGCGACGTTCAGCACCAGCATGCTCGATGTGCTCAAGGGCCACCTTGACGACAATCAACTGCAACCGGCCAAGGTTGAAGAGCTGTTCGGCAAGCAAATGACCGGCACCCTGACGTCGCCGTGCGATTGCACCGTGGCCCAGCAACTGGTCGCCAATGGTCAGTACGCCAGCAAAGGCGACGTGATCTTCCAACTGGTACCGCGCAACAGCGAAGCCAACGTTGAAGCACGCTTCACCTATCGCCAGTTCGCCGATGTGCGTCCAGGCAGCACGGTCAGCTTCCAGATTGCCGGCGAAGACACCACCCGCAGCGGCAAGATCGTCAGCAGCACCAGCCTGAAAAGCGCCGACCTTTCCTCCGACATCCGTGTACTGATTCAGCCGGACGAGCCACTGGACAGCAAATTCGCCGGTCGCCCGGTTGAAGTGAACAGCTCCCGTGGTCCGAACCTGAACTGGCTGATCGACAAAGCCATGGCTTCCGGTCTTTAA
- the alg8 gene encoding mannuronan synthase — translation MHRLKHGLLQAAGWLFYLSLLMGIAMALPASTFDSDSKDFIFLIGFIGIWRYSMGATHFVRGMLFLYVVYPHLRRKVRKLGDAANPSHVFLMVTSFRIDALTTAQVYASVIREAIDCGLPTTMVCSIVEMSDEKLVKSLWTKMNPPDRVKLDFVRIPGTGKRDGLAYGFRAISRHLPDDRAVVAVIDGDTVLAEGTVLKTVPWFQLFGNVGGLTTNEFCEVRGGYIMSEWHKLRFAQRHINMCSMALSKRVLTMTGRMSVFRATVVTNPDFIADVESDSLQHWRLGRFKFLTGDDKSSWFSLMRLGYDTFYVPDAAIHTVEHPPEKSFIKASRKLMFRWYGNNLRQNARALGLGVKRLGLFTSVVLFDQRVSMWTSLLGLTVALIASFKYGTAFILVYLLWIGITRLILTVLLSLSGHRIGPAYPAILYYNQIVGALVKIYVFFRLDQQSWTRQPTSLTRDLASFQRWFNTWSSRTMTFSAGSIFVAVLLMMV, via the coding sequence ATGCACAGGCTAAAGCACGGCCTACTTCAGGCCGCCGGTTGGCTGTTTTACCTAAGTTTATTGATGGGCATCGCCATGGCGTTGCCTGCGTCCACATTCGATTCCGATTCGAAGGACTTTATCTTCCTCATCGGTTTCATCGGCATCTGGCGCTACTCGATGGGCGCCACGCACTTTGTGCGCGGGATGCTGTTCCTGTACGTGGTCTACCCGCACCTGCGGCGCAAAGTGCGCAAGCTGGGTGACGCGGCAAACCCGTCCCATGTGTTTCTGATGGTCACAAGCTTCCGTATCGATGCGCTGACCACCGCACAGGTCTACGCCTCCGTCATTCGCGAAGCGATCGACTGCGGCCTGCCGACCACCATGGTGTGCTCCATCGTGGAAATGTCCGATGAGAAGCTGGTGAAAAGCCTTTGGACGAAGATGAATCCGCCGGATCGGGTCAAGCTCGACTTCGTGCGCATTCCCGGCACCGGCAAGCGTGATGGCCTGGCCTACGGTTTCCGCGCCATCTCCCGCCACCTGCCGGACGACCGCGCAGTGGTTGCAGTGATCGATGGCGACACCGTGCTCGCCGAGGGCACCGTGCTCAAGACCGTGCCGTGGTTCCAGCTGTTCGGCAATGTCGGCGGCCTGACCACCAACGAGTTCTGTGAAGTGCGCGGCGGCTACATCATGAGCGAATGGCACAAACTGCGATTCGCCCAGCGCCACATCAACATGTGCTCGATGGCCTTGTCCAAGCGCGTACTGACCATGACCGGCCGGATGTCGGTGTTTCGCGCGACCGTGGTCACCAACCCGGACTTCATCGCCGACGTGGAAAGCGACTCGCTGCAACACTGGCGCCTGGGCCGCTTCAAGTTCCTGACCGGTGACGACAAGTCGAGCTGGTTCAGCCTGATGCGCCTGGGCTACGACACGTTCTACGTGCCGGACGCCGCGATCCACACCGTGGAGCATCCACCGGAAAAAAGCTTCATCAAGGCCAGTCGCAAACTGATGTTCCGCTGGTACGGCAACAACCTGCGCCAGAACGCCCGCGCCCTGGGCCTGGGGGTTAAACGCCTCGGCCTGTTCACCTCGGTGGTGCTGTTCGATCAGCGCGTGTCGATGTGGACCTCGTTGCTGGGCCTGACGGTCGCACTGATCGCCAGCTTCAAGTACGGCACCGCGTTCATCCTCGTGTACCTGCTGTGGATCGGCATTACCCGCCTGATCCTGACCGTGCTGCTGTCGTTGTCCGGTCACCGGATCGGCCCGGCCTACCCGGCGATTCTCTATTACAACCAGATCGTTGGCGCGCTGGTGAAGATCTACGTGTTCTTCCGCCTCGACCAACAGTCCTGGACTCGCCAGCCCACTTCCCTGACCCGTGATCTCGCCAGCTTTCAACGTTGGTTCAACACCTGGTCGTCTCGGACCATGACCTTCTCCGCCGGCAGCATCTTTGTTGCCGTGCTGCTGATGATGGTCTGA
- a CDS encoding nucleotide sugar dehydrogenase: MRISIFGLGYVGAVCAGCLSARGHDVVGVDVAKDKIDMINAGKSPIVEPGLGELLKKGIETGKLRGTTNFAEAIRDTDLSMICVGTPSKKNGDLELNYIEAVCREIGFVLRDKTTRHTIVVRSTVLPGTVANVVIPILEDCSGKKAGVDFGVAVNPEFLRESTAIADYDLPPMTVIGEFDKASGDVLQSLYEELDAPIIRKDIAVAEMIKYTCNVWHATKVTFANEIGNIAKACGVDGREVMEVVCQDKTLNLSQYYMRPGFAFGGSCLPKDVRALTYRAGALDVESPLLNSLMRSNESQVQNAFDIVSSHDKRKVALLGLSFKAGTDDLRESPLVDLAEMLIGKGYDLSIYDSNVEYARVHGANKDYIESKIPHVSSLLNADFDDVIANSDVIILGNRDEKFRALAQNAPHGKQVVDLVGFMSKATSVSGRTEGICW, translated from the coding sequence ATGCGCATCAGCATATTTGGTTTGGGTTACGTCGGCGCAGTATGTGCCGGTTGCCTGTCTGCACGGGGCCATGACGTCGTAGGCGTCGATGTTGCCAAAGACAAAATCGATATGATCAACGCCGGCAAATCGCCGATCGTTGAACCGGGTCTGGGCGAACTTCTGAAGAAGGGCATCGAGACGGGCAAATTGCGCGGCACGACCAACTTCGCCGAGGCGATTCGTGACACCGACCTGTCGATGATCTGCGTCGGTACGCCGAGCAAGAAGAACGGCGACCTGGAACTGAACTACATCGAAGCCGTGTGCCGCGAGATCGGTTTTGTCCTGCGTGACAAGACCACCCGCCACACCATCGTGGTTCGCAGCACCGTTTTGCCAGGCACGGTCGCAAACGTTGTCATCCCTATCCTCGAAGACTGCTCCGGCAAGAAAGCCGGCGTTGATTTCGGCGTTGCAGTGAACCCTGAGTTCCTGCGCGAAAGCACCGCGATCGCCGACTACGACCTGCCGCCAATGACCGTCATCGGCGAGTTCGACAAGGCCTCGGGCGACGTTCTGCAATCGCTGTACGAAGAGCTCGACGCACCGATCATCCGCAAGGACATCGCCGTTGCCGAAATGATCAAGTACACCTGTAACGTGTGGCACGCCACCAAGGTGACCTTCGCCAACGAGATCGGCAACATCGCCAAGGCGTGCGGTGTCGACGGTCGCGAAGTGATGGAAGTGGTCTGCCAGGACAAGACACTGAACCTGTCCCAGTACTACATGCGCCCAGGCTTCGCGTTCGGCGGCTCTTGCCTGCCCAAAGACGTGCGCGCCCTGACCTACCGCGCCGGTGCACTGGACGTGGAATCGCCTTTGCTGAACTCGCTGATGCGCAGTAACGAATCGCAGGTGCAGAACGCCTTCGACATCGTTTCCAGCCACGACAAACGCAAAGTCGCCCTGTTGGGCCTGAGCTTCAAGGCCGGCACCGATGACCTGCGTGAAAGCCCGCTGGTTGATCTGGCGGAAATGCTGATCGGCAAGGGTTACGACCTGAGCATCTACGACAGCAACGTCGAATACGCCCGTGTCCACGGCGCGAACAAGGATTACATCGAGTCGAAGATCCCTCACGTCTCGTCCTTGCTCAACGCTGACTTCGACGACGTGATCGCCAACTCCGACGTGATCATCCTCGGCAACCGTGACGAGAAATTCCGCGCCTTGGCGCAGAACGCTCCGCACGGCAAGCAAGTCGTCGACCTGGTCGGCTTCATGTCTAAAGCCACCAGCGTCAGTGGCCGTACCGAAGGCATCTGCTGGTAA
- the yaaA gene encoding peroxide stress protein YaaA produces the protein MLMVISPAKTLDYETPPATQRFTQPQYLDHSQELIMQLRDLTPAQISELMHVSDKIGGLNAARFGSWTPAFTPENAKQALLAFKGDVYTGLDAQTFSEADFDYAQQHLRMLSGLYGLLRPLDLMQPYRLEMGTKLANARGKDLYAFWGTRISEWLNEALADQGDDVLLNLASNEYFSVVKRSALNARIINTDFRDLKNGQYKIISFYAKKARGMMSRFVIEERVNDPADLKKFDVQGYRYSAEQSKPDHLVFLRDHAPE, from the coding sequence ATGCTGATGGTGATTTCCCCCGCCAAGACCCTCGACTACGAAACACCGCCGGCGACCCAGCGCTTTACCCAGCCGCAGTACCTCGACCATTCCCAAGAGTTGATCATGCAGTTGCGCGACCTGACGCCAGCGCAGATCAGCGAGTTGATGCACGTCTCCGACAAGATCGGCGGCCTCAACGCCGCACGTTTCGGCAGCTGGACGCCCGCGTTCACCCCGGAAAACGCCAAGCAGGCGCTGCTCGCCTTCAAGGGCGACGTGTACACCGGACTCGACGCGCAAACCTTCAGCGAAGCCGATTTCGATTACGCGCAACAACACTTGCGCATGCTTTCAGGCCTGTACGGTCTGTTGCGCCCGCTGGACCTGATGCAACCGTATCGTCTGGAGATGGGCACCAAACTGGCAAATGCCCGTGGCAAGGATCTGTATGCGTTCTGGGGCACGCGGATCAGCGAATGGCTGAACGAAGCCCTGGCCGATCAGGGCGACGACGTATTGCTGAACCTGGCCTCCAACGAATACTTCTCGGTGGTCAAACGCAGTGCCTTGAACGCACGCATCATTAATACCGACTTCAGGGACTTGAAGAACGGTCAATACAAGATCATCAGTTTCTACGCGAAAAAAGCGCGGGGAATGATGAGCCGTTTCGTCATTGAAGAGCGCGTCAACGACCCGGCAGACCTCAAAAAATTTGACGTTCAAGGCTATCGCTACAGTGCCGAGCAGTCTAAACCGGACCATCTGGTATTCCTGCGCGATCACGCGCCCGAGTAA
- a CDS encoding polysaccharide deacetylase family protein yields MRIVFLFSAWLLSFGAMAAPGDVATLDRSTWPEQLSSPTLFDVASRAEILMFARVLLASESLDEPALAQRLGLRKINLEAVNNLRQRLWQRLFTNYNFAQQSCDQDASFCFLVEDMDTLRQQAAKFQVSDDSYYIKWSEPSRLFHAQYLDEQLRKAALSPQSSSEVDRFGDYERNGDEMHDRLFLLTFDSAANVMPDNTGWVTEYLRKSNMSGTFFVLGKDIQARLAERSVASLQATYSAQCIGVQGWEFRSHSHWQDWQDSVRRSVELVKSKLPENYVPLFRPPDGQRRSDAEGFFKAQGLQVALWDIDAQDGAGKLKGNPSAQRVLTLMLLWRHGVINFNVKQDAVKTAMPWLITQTAQSGIGWEDCQDAFR; encoded by the coding sequence TTGCGTATCGTTTTTCTATTTTCGGCGTGGCTCTTGAGCTTCGGTGCCATGGCGGCGCCTGGCGACGTGGCGACGCTTGATCGCAGCACCTGGCCGGAACAGCTCAGCAGCCCGACGCTGTTCGACGTCGCATCACGCGCCGAAATCCTCATGTTCGCGCGGGTGCTGCTGGCCAGCGAGTCGCTGGATGAACCGGCCCTGGCCCAACGCCTGGGCCTGCGGAAAATCAATCTGGAGGCCGTCAACAACCTGCGCCAGCGCCTGTGGCAGCGCCTGTTCACCAACTATAACTTTGCCCAGCAGAGCTGCGATCAGGATGCTTCCTTCTGTTTTCTCGTCGAGGACATGGACACCCTGCGCCAGCAAGCGGCCAAGTTTCAGGTCAGCGACGACAGCTACTACATCAAGTGGTCGGAGCCGAGCCGGTTGTTCCACGCCCAGTATCTGGACGAGCAACTGCGCAAGGCGGCACTGTCCCCCCAGAGCAGCAGCGAAGTCGATCGTTTTGGCGACTATGAGCGCAACGGCGACGAGATGCATGACCGGCTGTTTTTGCTGACCTTCGACAGCGCCGCCAATGTCATGCCGGACAACACCGGCTGGGTCACGGAGTACCTGCGCAAGTCGAACATGAGCGGTACGTTCTTCGTGCTGGGCAAAGACATCCAGGCGCGTCTGGCCGAGCGCTCGGTGGCCAGTCTGCAAGCGACGTACTCAGCGCAGTGCATCGGCGTGCAAGGCTGGGAGTTTCGTTCCCACAGCCACTGGCAAGACTGGCAGGACTCGGTGCGCCGCAGCGTCGAGCTGGTCAAAAGCAAACTGCCGGAGAACTACGTGCCGCTGTTTCGTCCGCCCGATGGCCAGCGTCGTTCGGACGCCGAAGGCTTCTTCAAGGCTCAGGGTTTGCAGGTGGCGCTTTGGGACATTGATGCCCAGGACGGCGCCGGCAAACTCAAGGGCAACCCGAGTGCGCAACGCGTGTTGACGTTGATGCTGCTGTGGCGACACGGGGTGATTAACTTCAATGTGAAGCAGGATGCAGTGAAAACGGCGATGCCTTGGCTCATCACGCAAACGGCGCAAAGCGGGATCGGTTGGGAGGACTGTCAGGACGCGTTTCGCTGA
- a CDS encoding PhoH family protein: MDDHGRSSSSNQPILYVLDTNVLIHDPNALLNFEEHHVAIPMTVLEELDKLKSGHHSVAAECRQAIRLIDKTLGDASPEDVELGVPIQRGKSGPKGLLSILMSKRAEPNIILPEHLNDNIIINQLIDLHAREPKLPVVLVTKDINMRLKARACGIAAEDYSTDQLVDDVSLLPNGYHNMDGSFWDRVKNVETRQDHGRTWHQVQLIDNLPAVHINEFIIDEQGFVGWIKEIEEDRLLILDLHQEPLLHQEAWGLKPRDIYQSLALYALLDPDIHLVNLTGAAGSGKTILALAAAIEQTMVSKRYRRIIATRSVQGLDQEIGFLPGTEAEKMEPWLGAITDNLEALHMDDENTHGSVDYILSKVPLQFKSLNYIRGRSFQQSLILIDECQNLTPHQMKTIITRAGAGSKVVCLGNLAQIDTPYLSATSSGLTYLTERFKDFPNGVHITLQGVPRSILAEYAESHL, translated from the coding sequence ATGGATGATCACGGACGTAGTTCTTCCTCCAACCAGCCAATCCTTTATGTACTCGATACCAACGTATTGATTCACGATCCAAACGCCCTTCTTAACTTCGAAGAACACCACGTTGCCATCCCGATGACCGTGCTTGAGGAGCTGGATAAGCTCAAGAGCGGGCATCACAGCGTGGCTGCGGAATGCCGTCAGGCGATTCGCCTGATCGACAAGACGTTGGGCGACGCCAGCCCAGAAGACGTCGAGCTCGGTGTACCGATCCAGCGCGGCAAGAGCGGGCCCAAAGGTTTGCTGTCAATTCTGATGAGCAAGCGTGCCGAACCGAACATCATTCTTCCCGAACACCTGAACGACAACATCATCATCAACCAGTTGATTGACCTGCACGCGCGCGAGCCGAAACTGCCCGTGGTGCTGGTCACCAAAGACATCAACATGCGCCTCAAGGCCCGGGCGTGCGGGATCGCGGCCGAGGACTACAGCACCGACCAACTGGTTGACGACGTATCGCTGCTGCCCAATGGTTATCACAACATGGACGGCTCCTTCTGGGATCGCGTGAAGAATGTCGAAACCCGTCAGGATCACGGTCGCACCTGGCATCAGGTGCAGCTGATCGACAACCTGCCGGCTGTGCATATCAATGAGTTCATCATCGACGAACAGGGTTTTGTCGGCTGGATCAAGGAGATCGAGGAGGACCGCCTGCTGATTCTCGACCTGCATCAGGAACCCCTGTTGCACCAGGAAGCCTGGGGCCTGAAACCGCGTGACATCTATCAAAGCCTGGCGCTGTATGCCTTGCTCGATCCGGATATCCACCTGGTTAACCTGACCGGGGCCGCCGGCTCGGGTAAAACCATCCTGGCCCTGGCGGCGGCGATCGAGCAGACCATGGTCAGCAAACGCTACCGCCGGATCATCGCGACGCGCAGCGTGCAGGGCCTGGACCAGGAAATCGGTTTCCTGCCCGGCACCGAAGCGGAAAAAATGGAGCCTTGGCTGGGCGCCATCACCGACAACCTCGAAGCCTTGCACATGGATGACGAAAACACCCATGGCAGCGTCGATTACATCCTCAGCAAAGTGCCGTTGCAGTTCAAATCCCTCAACTACATTCGAGGCCGCAGCTTCCAGCAGAGCCTGATCCTGATCGATGAATGCCAGAACCTGACCCCGCACCAGATGAAAACCATCATCACCCGTGCCGGCGCCGGTTCCAAAGTGGTGTGCCTGGGCAACCTGGCGCAGATCGACACTCCTTACCTGTCCGCGACCAGCTCCGGGCTGACGTACTTGACCGAACGCTTCAAGGATTTCCCCAACGGCGTACACATCACCCTGCAAGGGGTGCCACGTTCGATTCTGGCCGAATACGCCGAATCGCATTTGTAA
- the moaC gene encoding cyclic pyranopterin monophosphate synthase MoaC codes for MLTHLDSQGRANMVDVTEKAVTFREATAQALVRMQPETLQMIVSGGHPKGDVFAVARIAGIQAAKKTSDLIPLCHPLMLTGVKVELSAEGDDTVRIVARCKLSGQTGVEMEALTAASVAALTIYDMCKAVDRGMTIESVRLLEKLGGKSGHFQADQP; via the coding sequence GTGCTGACTCATCTCGATTCCCAAGGTCGCGCCAACATGGTCGACGTCACCGAAAAAGCCGTGACGTTCCGTGAAGCGACCGCCCAAGCGCTGGTGCGCATGCAGCCCGAAACCCTGCAGATGATCGTCAGTGGCGGTCACCCTAAAGGTGACGTGTTCGCCGTGGCGCGCATTGCCGGCATTCAGGCGGCGAAGAAGACCAGCGATCTGATTCCCCTGTGCCATCCGCTGATGCTCACCGGCGTCAAGGTCGAGCTCAGTGCCGAAGGCGATGACACCGTGCGCATCGTCGCGCGTTGCAAGCTGTCCGGGCAGACTGGCGTCGAGATGGAAGCGTTGACGGCCGCCAGTGTCGCCGCGCTGACTATCTACGACATGTGCAAGGCCGTGGACCGTGGCATGACCATCGAAAGCGTGCGGCTGCTGGAAAAACTCGGCGGCAAGAGCGGCCATTTTCAGGCAGATCAACCATGA
- a CDS encoding MoaD/ThiS family protein, producing MNLTVKFFARYREALGVDSVKVEGDFATVDDVRALLAQRDGADVLSEQNLMCARNEDLCQLDEPVTDGDEVAFFPTVTGG from the coding sequence ATGAACCTCACCGTGAAGTTTTTTGCCCGCTACCGCGAAGCCCTCGGCGTTGACTCGGTCAAGGTTGAAGGTGATTTCGCCACCGTCGACGATGTGCGTGCGCTGCTGGCTCAACGTGACGGTGCCGACGTGTTGAGCGAGCAGAACCTGATGTGCGCGCGCAACGAGGACCTTTGCCAACTCGACGAGCCGGTGACTGACGGTGATGAAGTGGCGTTCTTTCCGACCGTGACCGGGGGCTGA
- the moaE gene encoding molybdopterin synthase catalytic subunit MoaE has protein sequence MAIRVQSTAFDPGAEVNAMHAANVGVGAVVSFVGYVRDFNDGLDVAGMFLEHYPGMTEKALGKIALEAEQRWPLLKLEVLHRIGALEPGEPIVFVGAASAHRQAAFDACAFVMDYLKTRAPFWKKENTTDGPRWVEGRDSDHAAADRWKQ, from the coding sequence ATGGCGATTCGCGTGCAGTCCACGGCGTTCGATCCGGGTGCTGAAGTCAATGCCATGCACGCCGCCAATGTCGGTGTTGGCGCGGTGGTGAGTTTTGTCGGTTACGTGCGCGACTTCAATGACGGGCTCGATGTGGCCGGGATGTTTCTCGAGCACTATCCGGGCATGACCGAAAAGGCTCTTGGCAAAATCGCCCTCGAGGCTGAGCAGCGCTGGCCGCTGTTGAAGCTTGAAGTGCTGCACCGGATCGGCGCCCTGGAACCGGGCGAACCGATCGTCTTCGTCGGCGCTGCGAGTGCCCACCGCCAGGCGGCTTTCGACGCCTGCGCCTTTGTCATGGACTACCTGAAAACGCGTGCGCCGTTCTGGAAGAAAGAAAACACCACTGACGGGCCGCGTTGGGTCGAAGGGCGTGACAGCGATCATGCGGCGGCGGATCGCTGGAAGCAGTGA
- a CDS encoding ABC transporter substrate-binding protein has protein sequence MKKFPLITGLALSLLACSSLFAADNTLRIGIEAAYPPFASKTEKGEIVGFDYDIGNALCAQMKVKCVWVEGEFDGLIPSLKVKKIDMALSSMTINEDRKKSVDFTHKYYFTSSRLVMKEGAAVDDQYASLKGKTVGVQRATTTDRYATEVFEPKGINVKRYGNNEEIYMDLAAGRLDAIFADTIPLSDFLAMPRGKGYAFVGPELKDPKYVGEGAGIAVRKGNSELVAKLNTAIDGIRASGEYQKISEKYFKSDIYGD, from the coding sequence ATGAAGAAATTCCCCCTCATCACCGGTCTGGCGCTCAGCCTGTTGGCGTGCAGCTCTCTGTTCGCCGCTGACAACACCCTGCGCATCGGCATCGAAGCCGCTTATCCACCGTTCGCCTCCAAGACCGAAAAAGGCGAGATAGTCGGTTTCGACTACGACATCGGCAATGCCCTGTGCGCGCAGATGAAGGTCAAGTGTGTGTGGGTCGAAGGCGAATTCGACGGTCTGATTCCTTCCCTGAAAGTGAAGAAAATCGACATGGCGCTGTCGTCCATGACCATCAACGAAGACCGCAAGAAGTCGGTCGACTTCACTCACAAGTACTACTTCACCTCATCACGCCTGGTGATGAAGGAAGGCGCGGCTGTGGATGACCAGTACGCCAGCCTCAAGGGTAAGACCGTCGGTGTGCAGCGCGCCACCACCACCGACCGTTACGCCACCGAGGTGTTTGAGCCGAAGGGCATCAACGTCAAGCGCTACGGCAACAACGAAGAAATCTACATGGATCTGGCAGCCGGTCGCCTCGACGCCATTTTTGCCGACACCATTCCGCTGAGTGACTTCCTGGCGATGCCGCGTGGCAAGGGCTACGCGTTTGTCGGGCCGGAGTTGAAAGATCCGAAGTACGTGGGCGAGGGCGCCGGGATTGCGGTGCGCAAAGGCAACAGTGAGTTGGTTGCCAAGCTGAACACGGCCATTGATGGCATTCGCGCGAGTGGCGAGTACCAGAAGATTTCCGAGAAGTATTTCAAGTCTGACATCTACGGCGACTGA